A DNA window from Thermosynechococcaceae cyanobacterium Okahandja contains the following coding sequences:
- the dprA gene encoding DNA-processing protein DprA translates to MPPDAAYWYSWAQVPGIGPVLLQRLRQRFGTLEAAWQAPLPTLGTVEGIGSKLLAAIEQQRLTCTPADAYAAHSRENPQHWVYGGSGYPPLLTEIPDPPPLLYYGGKWAPKAANPPQGAIALVGTRDPSEYGRRWARKLGHCLGQAGFVVVSGMAAGIDAEAHWGCLESGGVTLAVLATGVDMIYPPENETLYWQLVQRGALLSEYSRGTPPDRAQFPRRNRIIAGLCRAVIIVEAPFKSGALITARYAAEYGRDVYVLPGHLDNHRAKGALSLVNQGAQIILGEEALLQQLGQMPPLAPTSAPAPPQLTPQQQQILDTLSHLSVTRQSATIAFDEIVQAVALAPGIVAAELMALELLGVVQQHPGNRYQASS, encoded by the coding sequence GTGCCCCCGGATGCCGCCTACTGGTATAGCTGGGCGCAGGTTCCCGGCATTGGGCCGGTGCTGCTGCAGCGACTGCGACAGCGGTTTGGCACCCTAGAAGCCGCATGGCAGGCTCCCCTACCGACCCTAGGAACGGTTGAGGGCATTGGCTCAAAACTGCTGGCGGCGATTGAGCAACAGCGCCTAACCTGTACCCCGGCAGATGCTTACGCCGCCCACTCGCGTGAGAATCCACAGCATTGGGTTTATGGCGGCAGCGGCTACCCCCCCTTACTCACCGAAATTCCCGATCCACCCCCCCTTCTGTACTATGGCGGCAAATGGGCACCTAAGGCTGCTAACCCACCCCAAGGGGCGATCGCCCTTGTGGGCACCCGTGACCCATCGGAGTACGGTCGGCGTTGGGCGCGTAAACTGGGGCATTGCCTAGGCCAAGCGGGTTTCGTGGTAGTTTCTGGCATGGCCGCTGGCATTGATGCTGAAGCTCATTGGGGCTGCCTTGAAAGTGGCGGTGTCACCCTTGCGGTCTTGGCCACCGGCGTGGATATGATTTACCCGCCAGAAAACGAGACTCTCTACTGGCAATTGGTGCAGCGGGGGGCACTTCTGAGTGAGTATAGCCGTGGCACCCCCCCCGATCGCGCCCAGTTTCCCCGTCGTAACCGCATCATTGCCGGGCTGTGCCGTGCCGTCATTATCGTCGAAGCACCCTTCAAATCCGGCGCTCTAATTACCGCCCGCTATGCGGCGGAGTACGGCCGCGATGTCTATGTTCTGCCCGGGCATCTCGATAACCATCGCGCCAAAGGTGCCCTCAGCCTCGTCAACCAAGGTGCCCAGATTATTTTGGGGGAAGAGGCACTCCTGCAACAACTTGGGCAAATGCCACCTCTCGCCCCCACCAGTGCTCCTGCGCCGCCACAACTCACACCGCAACAGCAGCAGATCCTCGACACCCTCAGCCACCTGAGTGTGACCCGCCAAAGCGCCACTATTGCCTTTGACGAGATTGTGCAAGCCGTTGCCCTTGCCCCCGGCATTGTAGCGGCGGAACTGATGGCCTTAGAACTGCTAGGGGTGGTGCAACAGCATCCCGGGAACCGCTATCAGGCCTCCTCCTGA
- the queC gene encoding 7-cyano-7-deazaguanine synthase QueC has translation MQKAVVLLSGGLDSSTVLFRAKGLGYACYALSFDYGQRHRQELAAAGAIATAAGVREHHVIQFDLRLWGGSALTDRRIDLPRDRDLEAMSQEIPATYVPARNTIFLSFALAYAEAIGAESVHLGVNALDYSGYPDCRPDYIAAMQEIYRLGTKQGREGQPIEIMAPLIDLHKADIIRLGNEYGVPWAQTWSCYSDEAPLACGRCDACRLRLAAFAALGLEDPLPYAVTHPA, from the coding sequence ATGCAAAAAGCAGTCGTGTTGCTCTCAGGGGGGCTAGACTCCAGCACGGTGTTATTTCGTGCCAAGGGCTTGGGCTATGCATGCTATGCCCTTTCCTTTGACTATGGGCAGCGGCATCGGCAGGAGTTGGCTGCTGCAGGGGCGATCGCCACCGCCGCTGGCGTCCGAGAACATCACGTGATCCAGTTTGATCTAAGACTGTGGGGTGGCTCTGCCCTCACCGATCGCCGGATTGATCTGCCCCGCGATCGCGACCTAGAGGCCATGAGCCAAGAGATTCCCGCAACCTACGTGCCCGCCCGCAATACCATTTTCCTGAGTTTTGCCCTTGCCTACGCCGAAGCTATCGGTGCCGAGTCGGTGCACCTCGGTGTGAATGCCCTTGACTATTCCGGCTATCCGGACTGTCGGCCCGACTATATTGCGGCCATGCAGGAAATATATCGCCTTGGTACGAAGCAGGGGCGGGAAGGTCAACCAATCGAGATTATGGCTCCGCTGATTGATCTGCATAAGGCAGACATTATTCGCCTTGGCAATGAGTACGGGGTACCATGGGCGCAAACTTGGTCTTGCTATAGTGACGAGGCCCCCCTCGCCTGCGGTCGGTGTGATGCCTGTCGGCTGCGCTTGGCGGCCTTTGCTGCCTTGGGGCTAGAGGATCCTCTGCCCTACGCGGTCACCCACCCGGCCTAG
- the dnaK gene encoding molecular chaperone DnaK, which produces MAKVVGIDLGTTNSCVAVMEGGKPTVIANAEGFRTTPSVVAYTKNGDRLVGQIAKRQAVMNPENTFYSVKRFIGRRFDEVIHETTEVSYKVLNVNGNVKLDCPAQGKQFAPEEISAQVLRKLKEDASKYLGEEVTQAVITVPAYFNDSQRQATKDAGRIAGLEVLRIINEPTAASLAYGLDRKSNETILVFDLGGGTFDVSILEVGDGVFEVLATSGDTHLGGDDFDKKIVDYLAETFRAQEGIDLRKDKQALQRLTEAAEKAKIELSSVTQTEINLPFITATQDGPKHLDMTLTRAKFEELCADLIERCRVPVEQALKDAKLSKDQIDEVVLVGGSTRIPAIQELVKRSLGKDPNQSVNPDEVVAVGAAIQAGVLAGEVKDILLLDVTPLSLGVETLGGVMTKIIPRNTTIPTKKSEVFSTAVDGQTNVEIHVLQGEREMASDNKSLGTFRLDGIPPAPRGVPQIEVTFDIDANGILNVKARDKGTGKEQSISITGASTLPKEDVERMVREAEMNAAADKEKREKIETKNQAEQLCYQAEKQLAEVGDKVASSDKDKLTALIANLRSEIGSETEKKPVESINFERVKSLMQELQQTLYSVGASVYQSGDSTASSASSGGGSGTSSGDDDVIDAEFSETK; this is translated from the coding sequence ATGGCAAAAGTTGTCGGAATTGACCTTGGAACCACCAACTCCTGTGTGGCCGTTATGGAAGGGGGCAAGCCTACGGTTATTGCCAATGCAGAAGGGTTTCGGACGACCCCCTCCGTTGTCGCCTATACCAAAAATGGCGATCGCCTCGTGGGTCAAATTGCCAAACGGCAAGCGGTCATGAACCCTGAAAACACCTTCTACTCCGTCAAACGCTTCATTGGTCGCCGCTTTGATGAAGTCATTCACGAAACCACTGAAGTTTCCTACAAAGTGTTAAACGTCAACGGCAATGTGAAGTTAGATTGCCCGGCCCAAGGTAAGCAATTTGCCCCCGAAGAAATTTCTGCCCAAGTGCTGCGCAAGCTCAAAGAAGATGCCAGCAAATACCTAGGGGAAGAGGTCACCCAAGCGGTGATTACCGTACCCGCCTATTTTAACGATTCGCAACGCCAAGCCACCAAAGATGCCGGGCGGATTGCCGGTCTTGAGGTGCTGCGGATTATTAACGAACCCACCGCCGCCTCGCTGGCCTATGGTTTAGATCGCAAAAGTAATGAAACCATCCTAGTGTTTGACCTTGGCGGTGGCACCTTTGACGTGTCGATTCTTGAAGTGGGCGATGGCGTGTTTGAAGTGCTCGCCACCTCGGGAGACACCCACCTCGGGGGTGACGACTTCGACAAAAAAATCGTCGATTACCTCGCAGAAACCTTCCGCGCCCAAGAAGGGATTGACTTGCGCAAAGATAAGCAGGCTCTACAGCGGCTGACCGAGGCGGCGGAGAAAGCCAAAATTGAGCTATCCAGCGTTACCCAAACCGAAATTAACCTGCCCTTTATTACCGCCACCCAAGATGGCCCCAAACACTTAGATATGACGCTCACCCGCGCCAAATTTGAGGAACTCTGCGCTGATTTGATCGAGCGCTGCCGTGTGCCGGTGGAGCAAGCCCTCAAAGATGCCAAACTCAGTAAAGACCAAATTGACGAAGTGGTGTTGGTGGGAGGTTCTACCCGCATTCCCGCCATTCAAGAGCTTGTCAAGCGATCGCTAGGCAAAGACCCCAACCAAAGCGTGAACCCGGATGAAGTGGTGGCCGTTGGTGCGGCAATTCAAGCGGGGGTGCTCGCGGGCGAAGTCAAGGATATTCTGCTGCTGGATGTGACTCCCCTCTCCTTGGGGGTAGAAACCCTAGGCGGTGTCATGACCAAAATTATCCCCCGCAACACCACCATCCCCACCAAAAAATCGGAGGTGTTCTCTACCGCGGTGGACGGTCAAACCAATGTGGAAATCCATGTTCTCCAAGGTGAGCGGGAAATGGCCAGTGATAACAAGAGCCTAGGGACGTTCCGTTTGGATGGCATTCCGCCGGCACCGCGGGGTGTGCCCCAAATTGAAGTGACGTTTGACATTGATGCCAATGGCATTCTCAACGTCAAGGCTCGTGACAAAGGTACCGGCAAAGAGCAGTCCATCAGCATTACCGGCGCTTCCACGCTCCCCAAAGAGGATGTTGAGCGGATGGTGCGGGAAGCGGAAATGAACGCCGCTGCCGACAAAGAAAAACGGGAAAAAATCGAAACCAAGAACCAAGCGGAGCAACTCTGTTACCAAGCCGAGAAGCAGTTGGCCGAGGTGGGGGATAAAGTGGCCTCTAGTGACAAGGATAAGCTCACTGCCCTCATTGCCAATCTGCGTTCGGAAATTGGTAGCGAGACCGAGAAAAAACCGGTGGAGTCCATTAACTTTGAGCGGGTCAAATCTCTGATGCAGGAGCTACAGCAAACCCTCTACAGTGTGGGTGCCAGTGTCTATCAAAGTGGCGACAGCACGGCCAGCAGCGCTTCTAGCGGCGGTGGTAGTGGCACCAGCAGCGGCGACGATGATGTGATCGATGCCGAGTTCTCCGAGACCAAGTAG
- a CDS encoding NAD(P)H-quinone oxidoreductase subunit J — protein MTDTPDAPIVEAGPVARWLQSQNLTVEYLGLDASQVELLKVDRDRLLAVCQALYADGFNYLQCQAAYDLGPGQDLVSTYHLIKLSDNADRPPEVRLKVFVPRDDARVPSVYWIWKTADWQERESYDMFGIVYEGHPHLKRLLMPEDWVGWPLRKDYITPDFYELQEAY, from the coding sequence ATGACCGATACCCCCGATGCCCCCATTGTTGAGGCTGGCCCTGTTGCCCGCTGGTTGCAGTCCCAAAACCTGACGGTGGAGTACCTTGGCCTTGATGCCTCGCAGGTTGAACTGCTCAAGGTGGATCGCGATCGCCTGCTGGCGGTCTGCCAAGCCCTTTACGCCGATGGCTTTAACTATTTGCAGTGCCAAGCGGCCTACGATCTGGGGCCCGGCCAAGACCTCGTGAGCACATACCACCTGATTAAACTCTCCGATAATGCGGATCGTCCACCAGAGGTTCGCCTCAAGGTTTTCGTGCCACGAGACGATGCCCGCGTTCCTTCCGTCTATTGGATTTGGAAAACCGCAGACTGGCAGGAGCGGGAATCCTACGATATGTTTGGCATTGTCTATGAGGGGCACCCCCACCTGAAGCGGCTGTTGATGCCCGAAGACTGGGTGGGCTGGCCGCTGCGGAAGGATTACATTACCCCTGATTTTTACGAGCTTCAGGAAGCCTACTAG
- a CDS encoding Gfo/Idh/MocA family oxidoreductase codes for MSSAVRPQPDPLRIGVIGVGNMGQHHTRVLSLLKDVELVGISDVNLERGIDTASKYRIKFFENYIDLLPHVDAVCIAVPTRLHHEVGITCLRHGVHVLVEKPIAASISEAESLVNAAAECQCILQVGHIERFNPAFQELSKVLRTEEILAVEADRMSPYSDRANDVSVVLDLMIHDIDLLLELTSSPVVRLTAAGSRSANSGYLDYVTATLGFANGIIATLTASKVTHRKQRRIAAHCKNSLTEADFLKNEILIHRKTTASCSADHGQVLYRQDGLIEKVYTSNIEPLHAELEHFVSCVRGGQPPSVGGEQALKALRLASLIEQLALDGHSWGQLDASLSGVIYA; via the coding sequence ATGAGTTCTGCCGTCCGTCCCCAGCCCGACCCGCTGCGCATTGGTGTGATTGGTGTTGGCAATATGGGGCAGCACCACACCCGTGTTTTGAGTTTACTCAAAGATGTAGAGTTAGTGGGCATTTCCGACGTTAATTTAGAACGCGGGATTGATACAGCCAGCAAATATCGTATTAAATTTTTTGAAAATTATATTGATCTACTCCCCCACGTTGATGCGGTCTGTATTGCCGTACCGACCCGATTGCACCATGAGGTGGGGATTACCTGCCTGCGCCACGGGGTACACGTGTTGGTGGAAAAGCCGATTGCCGCCAGTATTAGCGAAGCGGAGTCGTTGGTCAATGCCGCGGCGGAGTGCCAGTGCATTCTTCAAGTGGGGCACATCGAGCGGTTTAACCCCGCGTTCCAAGAGTTGAGTAAGGTACTGCGCACCGAAGAAATTCTGGCGGTAGAAGCGGACCGGATGAGTCCCTACTCAGATCGTGCCAATGATGTGTCTGTGGTTTTGGATTTGATGATCCACGACATTGACCTGCTGCTGGAGCTAACCAGTTCGCCAGTGGTGCGCTTAACCGCAGCGGGGAGTCGCTCGGCCAACTCCGGCTACCTCGACTACGTCACTGCCACCCTTGGCTTTGCCAACGGGATTATTGCCACCCTCACTGCCAGTAAAGTCACCCACCGAAAGCAGCGGCGCATTGCCGCCCACTGTAAAAATTCCCTCACGGAAGCTGACTTTCTCAAAAACGAAATCTTAATTCACCGCAAAACCACCGCCAGTTGTAGCGCCGATCACGGCCAAGTGCTCTATCGCCAAGACGGTCTCATTGAAAAGGTTTATACCAGTAACATTGAGCCACTGCACGCCGAGCTAGAGCATTTCGTCAGTTGTGTCCGCGGTGGGCAGCCACCGTCGGTGGGGGGAGAGCAAGCACTCAAGGCGCTGCGCCTAGCCAGCCTGATTGAACAGTTAGCCCTCGACGGCCACAGTTGGGGACAGCTAGATGCTTCGCTTTCGGGGGTCATCTACGCCTAG